One window of Gloeothece citriformis PCC 7424 genomic DNA carries:
- the mraY gene encoding phospho-N-acetylmuramoyl-pentapeptide-transferase has protein sequence METKLFSSASLIKPSGTSLLILLTVVLFLLMTLFQWLLTSSLEGIYAVILPVSVSAIACGLLGFGVIPLLRWLKTGQFVREDGPQSHLKKAGTPTMGGIFFIPVAVGVALIGSKFDPQVVAVGIVTLAYMMIGWVDDWQVLRQKSNKGISPKMKLLLQIAVAVLFCLWMLWTGSPNITNLSLPGNLIIPLGWLFWILAIFVLVAESNATNITDGVDGLASGTCAIAFLGLAAIVAPTSVGLMIFCACLSGGCLGFVLHNRNPAKVFMGDTGSLALGGALAAVGLLSGNLWGLFIISGIFFVESLSVIAQVSYYKATKGPDGQGKRLLKMAPLHHHLELSGWSETQIVGVFYLINAGLAILGFISR, from the coding sequence GTGGAAACTAAATTATTTTCATCGGCAAGCTTAATTAAACCCTCTGGAACAAGTTTACTAATTTTACTCACGGTTGTCTTGTTCTTGTTAATGACCTTGTTTCAATGGCTGCTCACTTCATCCCTAGAGGGAATTTATGCTGTTATTTTACCTGTAAGTGTTAGCGCGATCGCCTGTGGATTATTAGGGTTTGGGGTTATTCCTCTGTTGCGATGGTTGAAAACGGGGCAATTTGTCCGAGAAGATGGGCCTCAATCTCATTTAAAGAAAGCAGGAACTCCCACTATGGGGGGTATCTTTTTTATCCCTGTGGCGGTAGGAGTGGCTTTAATTGGGTCGAAGTTTGACCCCCAAGTGGTGGCGGTAGGAATTGTCACTTTAGCTTATATGATGATCGGTTGGGTGGATGATTGGCAAGTTTTACGGCAAAAATCCAATAAAGGAATCTCTCCAAAAATGAAATTGCTGCTACAAATTGCTGTGGCGGTTTTATTTTGTCTGTGGATGCTGTGGACTGGAAGCCCCAATATCACTAATCTTAGCTTACCGGGAAATTTGATTATTCCGTTAGGCTGGTTATTTTGGATCTTAGCCATATTTGTTTTAGTCGCTGAAAGTAATGCCACTAATATTACTGATGGGGTTGATGGTTTAGCTAGCGGAACTTGTGCGATCGCATTTTTAGGGTTAGCGGCTATTGTCGCTCCGACTTCTGTTGGGTTAATGATCTTTTGTGCCTGTTTGAGTGGGGGATGTTTAGGGTTTGTCCTCCATAACCGCAATCCGGCTAAGGTATTTATGGGGGATACCGGCTCATTAGCGTTAGGAGGTGCTTTAGCGGCGGTTGGGTTGCTCAGTGGCAATCTTTGGGGTTTGTTTATTATTAGCGGGATTTTCTTTGTTGAATCTCTGTCTGTGATCGCTCAAGTGAGTTATTATAAAGCCACTAAAGGGCCTGATGGACAGGGAAAACGATTATTGAAAATGGCCCCCCTTCACCATCATTTAGAACTTTCTGGATGGTCAGAAACTCAAATTGTTGGGGTATTTTATTTAATTAATGCCGGATTGGCAATTTTAGGATTTATCAGTCGTTGA
- a CDS encoding thioredoxin domain-containing protein, which translates to MMLSVNEQNFSKTVLESPCLVLVNFWAPWCGLCRLIVPNLIQFKAEWGEDLTLVSVNADNNLRLANTYRLRNLPTLILFEGGVPVQRIEGFHGREDFQRSLRGLMANYLVQSA; encoded by the coding sequence ATGATGCTTTCGGTCAACGAGCAAAACTTTTCAAAAACCGTTTTAGAATCGCCTTGTCTGGTTTTGGTCAATTTTTGGGCCCCTTGGTGTGGGTTATGTCGGTTGATTGTGCCTAATTTAATTCAATTTAAAGCGGAGTGGGGAGAAGATTTGACGTTAGTCAGTGTGAATGCGGATAATAATCTGAGATTGGCCAATACCTATCGTCTGCGGAATTTACCGACCCTAATTTTATTTGAGGGAGGAGTCCCGGTGCAACGAATTGAAGGATTTCACGGAAGGGAGGATTTTCAACGGTCTTTAAGGGGGCTGATGGCGAATTACTTGGTACAATCAGCTTAA
- a CDS encoding P-II family nitrogen regulator, translated as MKKVEAIIRPFKLDEVKIALVNAGIVGMTVSEVRGFGRQKGMTERYRGSEFTVEFLQKLKIEIVVEDNQVDMVVDKLVTAARTGEIGDGKIFISPVEQIIRIRTGEKDLEAI; from the coding sequence TTGAAAAAGGTAGAAGCTATTATCCGTCCGTTTAAACTCGACGAAGTTAAAATCGCTTTGGTCAATGCCGGTATCGTTGGGATGACCGTCAGTGAGGTTAGAGGTTTTGGTCGCCAAAAGGGGATGACTGAACGATATCGCGGTTCAGAATTCACGGTTGAGTTTTTACAAAAGCTCAAAATAGAAATTGTGGTGGAAGACAACCAAGTTGATATGGTGGTCGATAAGTTAGTCACCGCAGCACGAACCGGTGAAATTGGAGACGGAAAAATTTTCATTTCTCCTGTTGAGCAAATTATCCGTATTCGCACGGGAGAAAAAGACCTCGAAGCGATTTAG
- the ftsH gene encoding ATP-dependent zinc metalloprotease FtsH, whose protein sequence is MEQKSWLNLNKQQKKALNAGMKKKQKHSHSQKSNLASRYLKPLLASLLIGQSLLTAAPALTQDIRVRENKQDHSKEYTYSQLLKDIDQGKVEKVTIDPAVQRAEVILKENDSKDASENVLLFNDQNPELLAKLKANRVEFDIQPSADHSEAIGIMTNLLVLFLLFGIVIVILRRSANASGQAMNFGKSRARFQMEAKTGINFEDVAGIDEAKEELQEVVTFLKQPEKFTAIGAKIPKGVLLIGPPGTGKTLLAKAIAGEAAVPFFSISGSEFVEMFVGVGASRVRDLFKKAKENAPCLVFIDEIDAVGRQRGVSYGGGNDEREQTLNQLLTEMDGFEGNNGIIIIAATNRPDVLDVALMRPGRFDRQVMVDYPDMKGRLGILEVHSRNKKVDPGVSLEAIARRTPGFTGADLANVLNEAAIFTGRRRKEAITTQEINDAIDRVVAGMEGTPLVDSKAKRLIAYHEVGHAIVATLCPGHDAVEKVTLIPRGQARGLTWFTPDEEQGLTSRAQLLARISGLLGGRVAEEIIFGDTEVTTGAGNDIEKITYLARQMVTRFGMSDLGPVALEDESDRAYDWVSRRSEYSEKVWANIDAQVRTIINHCYSVTKQIIEDNRLIIDRLVDLLIEQETIEGDEFRRLVNEYTQSSDKQLAVSH, encoded by the coding sequence ATGGAACAAAAATCCTGGCTCAACTTAAATAAGCAACAAAAAAAAGCCTTAAACGCTGGTATGAAAAAAAAACAAAAACACTCACACTCCCAAAAATCTAACTTGGCTTCTAGGTATCTCAAGCCCTTATTAGCAAGCCTACTGATTGGTCAAAGTCTATTGACGGCAGCACCAGCACTAACTCAAGACATAAGAGTAAGAGAGAATAAACAGGATCACTCAAAAGAATATACCTATAGCCAATTGCTAAAGGACATCGATCAAGGGAAAGTCGAAAAAGTCACCATAGATCCCGCCGTGCAAAGAGCAGAAGTAATCCTAAAAGAGAATGACTCTAAAGATGCCTCAGAAAATGTCCTCCTCTTCAATGACCAAAACCCCGAATTATTAGCCAAACTTAAAGCAAATCGCGTAGAATTTGACATCCAACCCTCCGCCGACCACTCCGAAGCCATCGGCATTATGACCAACTTATTAGTCCTATTTCTTCTCTTTGGAATAGTGATCGTGATTTTAAGACGATCGGCCAATGCCTCCGGACAAGCGATGAACTTCGGTAAATCTCGCGCTAGATTCCAAATGGAAGCTAAAACCGGTATTAATTTTGAAGATGTGGCCGGTATTGATGAAGCTAAAGAAGAATTACAAGAAGTCGTTACTTTCCTCAAGCAACCGGAAAAATTTACCGCCATCGGCGCAAAAATTCCTAAAGGTGTTTTATTAATTGGCCCTCCCGGCACCGGAAAAACCCTCCTCGCTAAAGCGATCGCCGGAGAAGCCGCCGTTCCTTTCTTCAGTATTTCAGGGTCGGAATTTGTGGAAATGTTTGTCGGGGTAGGGGCTTCTCGTGTGAGAGATTTATTTAAAAAAGCTAAAGAAAATGCCCCCTGTCTGGTCTTTATCGATGAAATTGATGCCGTTGGTCGTCAACGGGGAGTCAGTTATGGAGGCGGAAACGACGAACGAGAACAAACCCTCAACCAATTATTAACAGAAATGGATGGGTTTGAAGGGAATAACGGCATTATTATTATTGCTGCGACTAACCGTCCTGATGTGTTAGATGTGGCTTTGATGCGTCCGGGAAGATTTGACCGTCAAGTTATGGTAGATTATCCCGATATGAAGGGACGGCTAGGGATTTTAGAAGTCCATAGTCGCAATAAAAAAGTTGATCCAGGGGTATCATTAGAAGCGATCGCCCGGCGGACTCCCGGCTTTACAGGGGCAGATTTAGCCAATGTGTTAAACGAGGCCGCCATTTTTACCGGTCGTCGTCGTAAAGAAGCTATTACCACCCAAGAAATTAATGATGCTATTGACCGGGTTGTGGCCGGTATGGAAGGAACTCCCCTAGTGGATAGTAAAGCTAAACGGTTGATCGCTTATCATGAAGTCGGTCATGCGATCGTAGCGACCTTATGTCCGGGTCATGATGCGGTTGAGAAAGTGACCTTAATTCCTCGCGGACAAGCAAGGGGACTCACTTGGTTTACGCCGGATGAAGAACAAGGATTAACCAGTCGTGCCCAACTTTTAGCCCGAATTTCAGGATTATTAGGGGGTAGAGTCGCAGAAGAGATTATTTTTGGGGATACAGAAGTCACCACCGGGGCCGGTAATGATATCGAAAAAATTACCTATCTCGCTCGACAAATGGTGACTCGTTTTGGAATGTCGGATTTAGGGCCAGTGGCCTTAGAAGATGAATCTGATCGGGCGTATGATTGGGTTAGTCGTCGTTCTGAGTATTCCGAAAAAGTATGGGCTAATATTGATGCTCAAGTCCGCACGATTATTAACCATTGCTATAGTGTCACTAAACAAATTATCGAAGACAATCGTCTAATTATCGATCGTTTGGTTGATTTATTAATTGAACAGGAAACCATAGAAGGGGATGAATTCCGTCGATTGGTGAATGAATATACCCAGTCTTCGGATAAACAATTAGCCGTATCTCATTAA
- a CDS encoding acyl-CoA thioesterase, with product MMIYYRTVRLGDTDAAGVVYFATALSICHEAYEASLEQAYINLRKFFNDPEQAIPIVHGEIDFFRPLFCGEKLEIHLLARQLKDSEFEIEYQIFKGSSEGEKAARALTRHVCINPISRQRSRLPDLMVQWLARINTTESERLY from the coding sequence ATGATGATCTATTATCGTACAGTTCGTCTGGGGGATACCGATGCAGCCGGTGTGGTTTATTTTGCGACGGCGTTGTCTATTTGCCATGAAGCTTATGAAGCTTCCTTAGAACAAGCCTACATTAATTTGAGAAAATTTTTTAATGATCCTGAACAGGCAATTCCTATTGTTCACGGAGAGATCGATTTTTTTCGTCCTCTGTTTTGTGGGGAAAAACTGGAAATACATCTTTTAGCAAGACAGTTAAAGGACAGTGAATTTGAGATTGAATATCAGATTTTTAAAGGCTCTTCAGAAGGGGAAAAGGCCGCCCGTGCCTTAACTCGCCACGTTTGTATCAATCCTATTTCTCGTCAAAGGAGTCGTCTACCTGATTTAATGGTACAATGGTTAGCCCGAATAAACACAACGGAGTCTGAGAGATTGTACTAA
- a CDS encoding Fur family transcriptional regulator, protein MTQGANYKPIRSLEDALNRCQDLGMRVSRQRKFILELLWQAQEHLSAREIYDRLNQQGKNIGHTSVYQNLEALSSQGIIECVERCDGRLYGNISDSHSHVNCLDTEQIIDVHITLPEDLLKQIETQTGVKITDYRIDFYGYKNTSGQTRLN, encoded by the coding sequence ATGACACAAGGGGCAAACTATAAGCCAATTCGTTCTCTAGAAGATGCTCTCAATAGATGCCAAGACCTGGGAATGCGGGTAAGTCGCCAGCGTAAATTTATCCTAGAATTACTCTGGCAAGCCCAAGAACATTTGTCCGCCAGGGAAATCTATGATCGCTTAAATCAACAAGGCAAGAACATTGGACACACATCAGTATATCAGAATTTAGAAGCCCTATCGAGTCAAGGAATTATTGAATGTGTGGAAAGATGTGATGGCCGACTGTACGGCAATATCAGTGACTCCCATAGTCATGTCAATTGTCTGGATACGGAGCAAATTATTGACGTTCATATCACCCTACCCGAAGATCTACTCAAACAAATAGAGACACAAACCGGGGTGAAAATTACTGACTATCGGATAGATTTTTACGGTTATAAGAATACATCAGGCCAAACTAGATTAAACTAA
- a CDS encoding NnrU family protein, with amino-acid sequence MEKGSWLTLSHGIMLGMLFGFAIAHSGLAALRVWGEKKIGARLYRVLFALVSLPLAVILIIYFISHRYDGLMLWNVQNVAGVKEIVWGLSAISFIFLYPATFNLLEIAAIEKPQVHLYETGIIRISRHPQMVGQVIWCIAHTLWIGTTFTLVTSIGLIAHHLFAVWHGDHRLQQRYGDAFSKVKERTSVIPFLAILDGRQTLKWQEFVRPAYLGVLGFILLLGWGHPWLMQASYFKFW; translated from the coding sequence ATGGAAAAAGGATCTTGGTTAACCTTGAGTCATGGGATCATGTTGGGAATGCTGTTCGGGTTTGCGATCGCTCATAGCGGGTTAGCGGCATTAAGGGTGTGGGGAGAGAAAAAAATCGGAGCAAGACTCTACCGAGTATTATTTGCCTTAGTCAGTCTTCCTTTAGCGGTTATTTTAATTATTTATTTTATTAGCCATCGTTATGACGGGTTAATGTTATGGAATGTTCAAAATGTAGCGGGTGTTAAAGAGATTGTTTGGGGACTTTCGGCAATTTCGTTTATTTTTTTGTATCCGGCTACCTTTAATCTGTTAGAAATTGCTGCTATTGAAAAACCCCAAGTACATCTCTATGAAACGGGGATCATTCGCATTAGTCGTCATCCCCAAATGGTGGGACAAGTGATATGGTGTATTGCTCATACTTTGTGGATCGGAACAACTTTTACCTTAGTCACTTCTATAGGACTCATTGCCCATCATCTATTTGCTGTTTGGCATGGGGATCATCGTCTTCAACAGCGTTATGGGGATGCTTTTTCTAAAGTGAAGGAACGAACTTCTGTGATTCCTTTTTTAGCCATTTTGGACGGTCGTCAAACTTTAAAATGGCAAGAATTTGTTCGTCCGGCTTATTTGGGGGTTTTGGGGTTTATTTTACTTTTGGGGTGGGGACATCCCTGGTTAATGCAAGCGAGTTATTTTAAATTTTGGTAA
- a CDS encoding lysophospholipid acyltransferase family protein, whose product MTTHHPQKNRESLSSLVLYHLFKWSVVSPLLHTYFQGRIYGAEKVPQQGSLVIVSNHASYFDPPLISCAVRRPVAYMAKEELFKTPVFKQAIQLYGAYPVKRGTGDRGAFRAAVKALNDGWAVGIFLEGTRTPNGRINDPKLGAAMIAAHTQVPLLPVSLWGTEKILRKGSPLPRPTPVKIRIGDLIEPPSSTKREALLKVTDQCAQIINEMHDLS is encoded by the coding sequence ATGACAACTCACCATCCCCAAAAAAATCGAGAATCTTTATCTAGCCTAGTCTTGTATCACCTTTTCAAGTGGTCTGTCGTTAGTCCTCTTTTACATACTTACTTCCAAGGGCGAATTTATGGCGCGGAAAAAGTCCCTCAACAAGGCTCTTTAGTCATTGTCAGCAACCACGCCAGTTATTTTGATCCTCCTTTAATCTCTTGTGCAGTACGTCGCCCTGTCGCCTATATGGCCAAAGAAGAATTATTTAAAACCCCCGTTTTTAAGCAAGCCATTCAATTATATGGCGCTTATCCCGTTAAACGAGGTACAGGCGATCGAGGAGCATTCCGGGCGGCTGTAAAGGCATTAAATGACGGGTGGGCAGTAGGAATTTTTCTAGAAGGAACTCGAACCCCCAACGGTCGTATTAATGATCCTAAATTAGGGGCAGCTATGATCGCCGCTCATACTCAAGTCCCTTTATTACCCGTGAGTTTATGGGGAACGGAAAAAATTCTCCGCAAAGGTTCGCCTCTACCGCGCCCCACTCCCGTTAAAATTCGTATTGGGGATTTAATTGAGCCACCCTCTTCAACTAAACGAGAAGCTCTCCTCAAAGTAACAGATCAATGTGCCCAAATAATTAATGAGATGCACGATTTAAGCTGA
- a CDS encoding tetratricopeptide repeat protein: MSRYLITVSTVMTIPHISLVMASPSNHANLRPELLVVANNKASETEFYNQGVSLLKQKKYQEALKQFNQALNINPNYTQAYTKRGLTYYHLKQYQEAFNDYNRAVQLDAKFPEAYTYRGLLRHALGNDIGALTDYNRAIEIKSNYAEAYNYRGVSHLALSDHQNAIKDYTQAIALNPKYAEAYNNRGVAHSIAGDYAKAMEDYSKAIQLDSNYTQAYKNRGITKAQLGEYLAAIIDYNHALELDSQDSSIYYNRGIAYYQLKEYQKAIADYSEVIKRDPNSPNTYFSRAVARQQLKDAQGALDDYNLAITKKTDYADAYFNRGLLFYQVGNQSKFVEDLEKAASLYQQQGNNQGYQKVQDVLSKYEPI; encoded by the coding sequence TTGTCCAGGTACTTAATAACCGTCTCTACTGTGATGACTATTCCTCATATCAGTCTGGTTATGGCTTCCCCTTCCAACCATGCTAACCTAAGACCAGAATTATTAGTAGTAGCAAATAATAAAGCCTCCGAGACAGAATTTTATAATCAAGGAGTCTCTTTATTAAAACAAAAAAAATATCAGGAGGCACTCAAACAGTTTAATCAAGCCTTAAACATCAACCCGAATTATACTCAGGCATATACTAAGCGGGGGTTAACCTATTATCATTTAAAACAGTATCAAGAGGCATTTAATGATTATAATCGAGCGGTTCAGCTTGATGCAAAATTTCCCGAAGCTTATACTTATCGAGGATTATTACGTCATGCACTGGGGAATGATATTGGGGCATTAACTGATTATAACCGAGCCATTGAAATTAAGTCTAATTATGCCGAAGCTTATAATTATCGAGGGGTTTCTCATTTAGCCCTTTCCGATCATCAAAATGCTATTAAAGATTATACTCAAGCGATCGCTCTTAATCCTAAATATGCTGAAGCCTACAATAATCGAGGGGTTGCTCACAGTATCGCTGGAGATTATGCCAAAGCAATGGAAGATTATTCTAAGGCCATTCAACTCGACTCTAACTATACACAAGCTTATAAAAATCGAGGAATCACTAAGGCTCAATTAGGAGAATATTTAGCCGCTATTATTGATTATAATCATGCTCTAGAATTAGATAGTCAAGACTCAAGTATTTATTACAATCGCGGAATTGCCTATTATCAACTCAAAGAATATCAAAAAGCGATCGCTGATTATTCTGAAGTGATTAAACGCGATCCTAACTCTCCTAATACTTATTTTAGTCGGGCAGTGGCTCGTCAACAATTAAAAGATGCTCAAGGGGCATTAGATGATTATAATTTAGCGATTACTAAAAAAACCGATTATGCTGATGCTTACTTTAATCGAGGGTTACTGTTTTATCAAGTGGGAAATCAAAGCAAATTTGTAGAAGATTTAGAGAAAGCGGCTAGTCTTTATCAACAACAGGGGAATAACCAAGGGTATCAAAAAGTTCAAGATGTTTTGAGTAAATATGAACCGATATAA
- a CDS encoding serine/threonine-protein kinase produces the protein MNNQTIFQRYHILHKLGEGGFGTTYLAEDLQMPSRRRCVVKQLKPLTHEPQIYQLIKERFQKEAAILEQLSSQNRQIPQLYGYFEDQGQFYLVQEYIEGDTLSSLMEKKAIFDENTVKEILLKLLPVLNYVHNSRIVHRDIKPDNIIIRRSDNSPVLIDFGAVKESMGTMMTPTGSPTSSIVIGTPGFMPSEQSAGWPVYATDLYALGLTAIYLLTGKTPQELETDPLTGEIIWKHYVPQLSENLTYVLDKAIKSFHKERFLTAQEMLNALEPLSSSPDTVVVCPPTQVASISSSKSNGLKNLLIGGLIVIPLALGAYFWQNQESQNGTIEPNSPQKSPISSNTQNSEQQEPNFPTNQNQFDLVQFPQPSCGDSLPSDFSSYPLNVYPVFIEFSQNNFQYIRQNFCQDSFAKIRQDTGEKAIQIASFSNLKQAQEFSEFIKNQVGSGEVGEPTLVQQHPDQKIVESNPVEGQTLDEVQAKYTIKHLYDLLSEKNYPQATQLFSPQLASQFNPDFFNQFQRVTVENLQMISSTDSTIEFTGENTYIYWDGSTQRELRSYTVSNINGNPKIVGSKFMRVIKFKS, from the coding sequence ATGAACAATCAGACTATTTTTCAACGCTATCACATTCTCCATAAGTTAGGTGAGGGAGGGTTCGGAACAACTTATCTGGCCGAAGATCTACAAATGCCTTCCCGTCGTCGCTGTGTGGTTAAACAATTGAAACCTCTCACTCATGAACCTCAAATTTATCAACTCATTAAAGAGCGGTTTCAGAAAGAGGCAGCGATTTTAGAACAATTAAGCAGCCAAAACCGCCAAATTCCTCAACTCTATGGTTACTTTGAAGACCAAGGACAATTTTATTTAGTACAAGAATATATAGAGGGTGATACTCTTTCTTCTTTAATGGAAAAAAAGGCGATTTTTGATGAAAATACTGTCAAAGAAATCCTTTTAAAACTCTTACCCGTCCTAAATTATGTTCATAATTCTCGTATTGTGCATCGAGATATTAAACCCGATAACATTATTATACGTCGTTCGGATAATTCGCCAGTCTTAATTGATTTTGGAGCGGTTAAAGAGTCGATGGGAACGATGATGACTCCTACGGGTAGTCCCACTAGCTCTATTGTGATTGGAACTCCGGGTTTTATGCCTTCAGAACAAAGTGCAGGATGGCCAGTTTATGCCACCGATTTATATGCTCTGGGACTAACCGCCATTTATTTATTAACCGGTAAAACTCCTCAAGAATTAGAAACTGATCCCTTAACCGGGGAGATTATTTGGAAACATTATGTTCCCCAACTTAGTGAGAATTTAACCTATGTTTTAGATAAAGCGATTAAATCGTTTCATAAAGAACGGTTTCTGACTGCTCAAGAAATGTTAAACGCTTTAGAACCTTTAAGTTCTAGTCCTGATACTGTTGTGGTTTGTCCTCCTACTCAGGTCGCTTCAATTTCTTCATCCAAAAGTAACGGGTTGAAAAATTTATTGATAGGAGGATTAATTGTAATTCCCTTAGCTTTAGGGGCTTATTTTTGGCAAAATCAAGAAAGCCAAAATGGAACTATCGAACCAAATAGTCCGCAAAAATCCCCGATAAGTTCTAACACTCAAAACTCTGAGCAACAAGAGCCAAATTTTCCTACTAATCAAAATCAATTCGATTTAGTTCAATTTCCTCAGCCGAGTTGTGGGGATTCTTTACCCAGTGATTTTAGTTCATATCCCTTAAATGTTTATCCAGTTTTTATTGAATTTAGTCAAAATAACTTCCAATACATAAGACAGAATTTTTGTCAAGATTCTTTTGCAAAAATTAGACAAGATACCGGAGAAAAAGCAATACAAATCGCCTCTTTTTCTAATCTTAAACAAGCTCAAGAATTTAGTGAATTTATTAAAAATCAAGTGGGAAGTGGAGAAGTAGGAGAACCCACCCTAGTTCAACAGCATCCAGATCAAAAAATAGTAGAAAGTAACCCCGTAGAAGGGCAAACCTTAGATGAAGTTCAAGCTAAATATACCATTAAACATTTGTATGATTTGCTCTCAGAAAAAAACTATCCCCAAGCGACTCAATTATTTAGTCCTCAGTTAGCATCCCAATTTAATCCCGATTTTTTTAATCAATTTCAAAGAGTAACAGTAGAAAATTTACAGATGATCTCTAGCACTGATTCAACGATTGAATTTACCGGAGAGAATACTTATATTTATTGGGATGGCTCAACTCAACGAGAACTTAGATCTTACACGGTTAGTAATATCAATGGAAACCCTAAAATTGTTGGCTCAAAATTTATGAGAGTGATTAAATTTAAATCCTAA
- a CDS encoding DUF3685 domain-containing protein → MSDRQITLIVIDDDSIFRLGLTTALSEIEDLQILDQGDTEQGFKQLREQIPDILLLDPGQKGWQLAQQIKRLYPRLKLCLVSQSLSPKALLKAKKAGIEGYYPKGKTLDELVKILRHIASGATHWQYLSTIAYFRYQKYNLGQKWYIRLGQSGINQIEESLNLVNRQLNKPELSQLDWLFWTGRRRELLVSRWIVGKLIPVETVLLPNEASSLNLSENRAVENPIVPGSPLSNLAIVSSSSALTPSHLLEETLTKIQLGLENASNIPLEIDILQPQKRQELLYLIYREIRKILTELPLLELTPIQLEERLSLIIIEIWEESTRLFIEIYYPNKERLLNGLMDEILELEKLSVQVNILDKIPFVYELFSYLLFEKTLLVDHVEYRANSPEAIARAEILLDNFIIQIANAVMAVVLNNFSENPAIKQLLYESQMISSREIAQFRNKLSWKYRQEKYWEDPKNIFESQYRLLYFKGLKIKPIIIPYSRAIELNQLSGIPWAVTLLLEFRDALAPGVRAIVAVVGQGVIYVLTSILGRGIGLIGKGILQGIGNSWQETRYKKNSQQSK, encoded by the coding sequence GTGAGCGATCGCCAAATTACCCTAATTGTCATCGATGACGATTCTATATTTCGTCTAGGTTTAACAACCGCATTATCTGAGATAGAAGATTTGCAAATTCTAGACCAAGGCGACACAGAACAAGGATTTAAACAGCTAAGAGAACAGATCCCCGATATTTTACTGTTAGATCCGGGGCAGAAAGGATGGCAATTAGCGCAACAAATTAAGCGTTTATATCCCCGTCTTAAACTCTGTTTAGTCAGTCAGTCCTTATCCCCAAAAGCTCTCTTAAAAGCTAAAAAAGCCGGAATAGAAGGCTATTATCCCAAAGGCAAAACCCTGGACGAATTAGTAAAAATATTGCGTCATATTGCATCAGGGGCAACTCATTGGCAATATTTAAGCACTATAGCCTATTTCCGCTATCAAAAGTATAATTTAGGGCAAAAATGGTATATTCGTCTAGGGCAATCGGGAATTAATCAAATAGAAGAAAGTTTAAATTTAGTCAATCGTCAACTGAATAAACCGGAATTGTCTCAATTAGATTGGTTATTTTGGACAGGAAGACGGCGAGAATTATTAGTCTCTCGTTGGATCGTGGGTAAATTAATCCCTGTAGAGACGGTTTTACTGCCTAATGAAGCATCTTCCCTGAATTTATCGGAAAATAGGGCTGTTGAGAACCCCATTGTCCCTGGATCTCCACTGAGCAATTTAGCGATCGTTAGTTCTTCGAGTGCTTTAACCCCATCTCACTTATTAGAAGAGACGTTAACTAAAATTCAGTTAGGTCTAGAAAATGCCAGTAATATTCCCTTAGAAATTGATATTTTACAGCCCCAAAAACGACAAGAATTACTTTATCTCATCTATCGAGAAATTCGGAAAATCCTCACGGAACTTCCCCTACTAGAACTCACTCCCATCCAGTTAGAAGAAAGATTATCATTAATTATTATAGAAATTTGGGAAGAATCGACTCGTCTATTTATTGAAATTTACTATCCCAATAAAGAAAGATTATTAAATGGATTGATGGATGAAATACTTGAGTTAGAGAAATTATCAGTCCAGGTCAATATTTTAGATAAAATTCCCTTCGTTTATGAATTATTCTCTTATTTATTGTTTGAAAAAACTCTGTTGGTTGACCATGTAGAATATAGAGCTAATTCTCCCGAAGCTATTGCCAGAGCAGAAATTTTGTTAGATAATTTCATCATTCAGATAGCTAACGCAGTTATGGCAGTAGTTTTAAATAATTTTTCGGAAAATCCAGCGATTAAACAACTGCTCTATGAAAGCCAGATGATTTCCTCAAGAGAAATAGCCCAATTTAGAAATAAATTATCTTGGAAATATAGACAAGAAAAATATTGGGAAGATCCGAAAAATATCTTTGAAAGTCAATATCGGTTATTGTATTTTAAAGGACTAAAAATAAAACCCATAATCATCCCCTATTCCCGTGCTATAGAACTCAATCAATTGAGTGGAATTCCTTGGGCAGTAACCCTACTTCTAGAATTTAGAGATGCTCTCGCCCCCGGAGTAAGAGCAATAGTAGCCGTAGTCGGACAAGGGGTAATCTATGTATTAACCTCGATCCTTGGCAGAGGCATAGGCTTAATTGGAAAAGGGATCTTACAAGGAATAGGCAATTCTTGGCAAGAAACACGCTATAAAAAAAATAGCCAACAGAGTAAATAA